From a single Aspergillus puulaauensis MK2 DNA, chromosome 2, nearly complete sequence genomic region:
- a CDS encoding uncharacterized protein (COG:S;~EggNog:ENOG410PZ2H): MSCLSSVFSCCLPSKVNEKSEAPTAEYQTPNSTATHPSSPNPSSNHDINNLEPPQNGYNQVVPLPAYTPRPMSIREKTLEAHMRDPPVSNETYHQQQHNETYLSTDEKQHLAWEEAANSPDYYPYHTHPRPEDVSSDVSSAISFPSSYGNTSTATRETPPPPYSPRTLSPAPSRSMSISSAYRNPQMPMAAITQPPPAFTRPSARRSIDEQLTSRAPNMNPYSVRDSWESESRRPRS; encoded by the coding sequence ATGTCGTGCCTCTCCAGCGTCTTCAGCTGCTGCCTACCTTCCAAGGTCAACGAGAAGTCAGAAGCACCCACAGCGGAGTATCAGACTCCCAACTCCACTGCCACTCATCCCTCGAGCCCCAACCCCAGCTCAAACCACGACATTAACAACCTCGAACCACCCCAAAATGGCTACAACCAGGTCGTCCCCCTCCCCGCCTACACTCCCCGGCCAATGAGCATCCGGGAAAAGACCCTCGAAGCCCACATGCGTGATCCCCCAGTCTCCAACGAGACATatcatcagcagcaacacaACGAGACCTACCTAAGCACAGACGAAAAGCAGCACCTGGCCTGGGAAGAAGCCGCCAATTCTCCAGACTACTACCCCTACCACACCCATCCCCGCCCCGAAGACGTCTCTTCCGATGTCTCTtccgcaatctccttcccaaGTAGCTACGGCAATACATCAACAGCGACTAGGGaaacaccaccgccaccgtACTCCCCGCGAACCTTATCGCCCGCGCCATCTCGCTCAATGTCGATTTCATCGGCATACCGAAATCCGCAGATGCCGATGGCCGCTATCACGCAGCCGCCGCCGGCGTTTACACGGCCCAGTGCGAGACGAAGCATCGATGAGCAACTTACCTCTAGGGCTCCAAATATGAACCCTTATTCTGTGCGAGACTCGTGGGAGAGTGAGTCGCGGCGTCCGCGGTCATAA
- a CDS encoding Stk19 family serine/threonine-protein kinase (COG:S;~EggNog:ENOG410PPJB;~InterPro:IPR018865;~PFAM:PF10494) yields MPLRITSAPVSGIKKRKAPSQVRSRASPFANHARSKPSVRPGGMNPKTDNDKHDDPALDHGPLPDLGLSRYVSETARVDTVLAALQHIRDNMFEELPARAGMNSTRIAQVLNFRRSLPPLVSVAHVHTILDAPTQVEREIMELATAGKIRRLIVPGRGNDAAGLGDCLVATEDWENLVRASILDDALKEKFLTVLSRIGNTCAIPGTAFSQHEYTALVRAGFIVSSSSLAKGTSSVPSLPNLPTAAPTMAASRAGSAAHTNGTEPPSRTQFHTATLFLSLPNTGPYLKLLGTGRDHLIALLKKSKSGEAPVSLLRDRWDGAVESERSFSVAKRARGEFAGILPGKTKKWKDLYGMSFRWVLEEAIGAGLIEIFDTGSVGPGARCL; encoded by the exons ATGCCACTTCGAATAACCTCCGCTCCAGTCTCCGGTATCAAAAAGCGCAAAGCCCCATCCCAGGTCCGGTCCCGCGCCTCACCCTTCGCCAACCATGCCCGCAGCAAACCCAGCGTCCGCCCTGGCGGTATGAACCCAAAGACCGACAACGACAAGCACGACGATCCCGCTCTCGACCATGGTCCGCTCCCAGATCTGGGACTGTCGCGATATGTCTCCGAGACCGCGCGCGTCGATACCGTCCTCGCAGCCCTGCAGCACATCCGCGATAACATGTTCGAGGAGCTCCCCGCGCGGGCCGGCATGAACAGCACGCGCATCGCGCAGGTGTTGAACTTTAGACGCTCGCTGCCGCCTCTTGTATCTGTTGCGCATGTGCATACGATTCTTGATGCGCCGACGCAGGTTGAGCGGGAGATTATGGAGCTGGCGACTGCTGGGAAGATTCGGCGGTTGATTGTTCCTGGGCGGGGGAATGATGCGGCGGGGCTGGGTGATTGTTTGGTTGCGACTGAGGATTGGGAGAATTTAGTCAGGGCGAGTATATTGGATGATGCGCTGAAAG AGAAATTCCTCACTGTGCTTTCTCGAATCGGAAATACGTGCGCGATACCCGGGACGGCATTTTCTCAGCATGAATATACGGCTCTTGTTCGGGCTGGATTTATCgtctcttcgtcgtctttaGCAAAAGGCACATCTAGTGTTCCGTCTTTACCAAATCTACCAACTGCCGctcccaccatggccgcTAGTCGAGCTGGGTCTGCTGCGCATACGAACGGCACAGAACCCCCATCCCGAACCCAGTTCCACACCGCGACATtattcctctccctcccaaaTACCGGACCATACTTGAAACTCCTGGGTACCGGACGGGACCACCTCATCGCACTTCTCAAAAAGTCTAAATCCGGGGAAGCCCCCGTCTCACTTCTTCGGGACCGTTGGGACGGCGCGGTCGAATCTGAACGAAGTTTCAGCGTGGCGAAGCGAGCGCGAGGCGAGTTTGCTGGGATTTTACCcgggaagacgaagaaatgGAAAGATCTCTACGGGATGAGTTTCCGGTGGgtgttggaggaggcgaTTGGGGCGGGTTTGATTGAGATTTTTGATACGGGGAGTGTTGGGCCTGGGGCGCGGTGTTTGTGA
- a CDS encoding uncharacterized protein (SECRETED:SignalP(1-17)): protein MFLSLASILLAAAPALSAPTTPYRYYLKSSTDLFLSSSMTFNGNTNYVLLTEKRLAQPLSLHDSDGSITLDTSNVIGASSEAPVLLSNDKGLSDTYKLVVLGDQKSENYTKGFSIDDDSGALSLDKEGFGGFVACTAAKGVKQVYWYSEGEDSGSVPVICDDVSFQRQWNLNGTGSG from the coding sequence ATGTTTCTTTCCCTAGCTTCTATCCTCCTagctgctgctccagccCTCTCGGCACCTACAACCCCCTACCGCTACTATCTGAAGTCCTCAACAgacctctttctctcctcctcaatgACCTTCAATGGGAACACAAACTACGTCCTGCTGACTGAAAAACGCCTCGCGCAACCGCTCTCGCTCCACGACAGCGACGGGTCTATAACCCTCGACACGTCCAACGTAATCGGCGCAAGTTCGGAAGCCCCTGTTCTCCTCTCCAACGACAAAGGCCTAAGCGACACCTACaagctggtggtgctgggcgACCAGAAGTCAGAGAACTACACCAAGGGCTTCAGCATTGATGATGATAGCGGCGCGCTGTCATTGGACAAGGAAGGGTTCGGAGGGTTCGTGGCCTGCACCGCGGCGAAAGGGGTCAAGCAGGTTTACTGGTATAGTGAGGGGGAGGACAGTGGCTCTGTGCCGGTGATATGCGACGATGTGTCATTTCAGCGACAGTGGAATTTGAACGGGACTGGTTCTGGTTAG
- a CDS encoding arylsulfotransferase family protein (COG:S;~EggNog:ENOG410PHWY;~InterPro:IPR039535,IPR011047;~PFAM:PF05935,PF14269;~SECRETED:SignalP(1-17)), with the protein MRTHWLSAITLLPLAAADWQFKSRTDLAPPRLNITIPAAPDVEKGYLFVAPFAGYPDTASEQHGPRQAAPYIFRDDGELVWSGYGFYSIWATNFQAARWKGQDVLFSFEGDHNPGYGHGHGHTTILDQHYETVRELRAGNHKLTDKHEFHVIDEKTALIQIYQPVPVDLTPWGAAPEQQWIVDAIIQELDIETGELLFEWSSLDHVLPDEAILPINPGQAGSGYNSSDAWDYFHINSVDKDSEGNYLISARDACSVHKINGTSGEIIWRLGGTKSDFKLGDNVKFCFQHHARYVSKSEDGAKEVISLYDNAAHGTEDGRGREVHTHPFSQGKIIEVNTETWEAEIVQAFQPPEGYDLLSKSQGSTQLLPNGNVIVNWGSEGALTEYRADGTPIFHTYMDSGYLGLGVENYRGFRYNWTGLPNEVPAIVSLENDEGTTVYVSWNGDTETKVWRFFSVVDEYGSREFLGEVERKGFETSLSVKSKGLGPVAAVAVGENGRVLTESAIVKPKAEVLPPAGSTGGRSANAPTYTLFNEDGEQVPMGQSEKSRWDEYMILKVNRFDLK; encoded by the exons ATGCGCACCCACTGGCTCTCAGCCATAACCCTGCTGCCCCTCGCAGCCGCAGACTGGCAATTCAAGTCTCGCACCGACCTAGCCCCGCCTAGGTTGAACATCACCATCCCCGCTGCCCCAGACGTCGAGAAAGGCTATCTTTTCGTCGCCCCCTTCGCCGGGTACCCAGACACCGCAAGCGAACAGCACGGCCCGCGTCAGGCGGCACCGTACATTTtccgcgacgacggcgagCTTGTCTGGTCCGGATACGGGTTCTACTCGATCTGGGCGACAAATTTCCAGGCCGCGCGCTGGAAGGGCCAGGatgttctcttctctttcgaGGGAGACCATAACCCCGGCTATGGACATGGCCATGGACACACTACCATCCTGGATCAGCATTATGAGACCGTCCGTGAACTGAGGGCGGGCAATCATAAGCTGACTGATAAGCATGAGTTTCATGTTATCGATGAGAAGACCGCTCTTATCCAGATTTATCAGCCTGTCCCGGTCGACCTGACTCCGTGGGGTGCTGCTCCTGAGCAGCAGTGGATCGTGGATGCTATTATCCAGG AATTGGACATTGAAACCGGGGAGCTCCTCTTCGAATGGTCAAGTCTGGACCACGTCCTTCCCGACG AGGCGATCCTCCCCATAAACCCCGGCCAGGCCGGCTCAGGCTACAACTCCTCCGACGCCTGGGACTACTTCCACATCAACTCCGTCGACAAAGACAGCGAGGGCAACTACCTCATATCCGCGCGCGACGCCTGCTCCGTGCACAAAATCAACGGCACCTCCGGCGAAATCATCTGGCGCCTCGGCGGCACAAAGTCCGACTTCAAGCTCGGCGACAACGTGAAGTTCTGCTTCCAGCACCACGCGCGGTACGTCTCGAAATCCGAAGACGGTGCCAAAGAGGTTATCTCCCTGTACGACAATGCGGCGCACGGAACCGAGGACGGACGCGGGCGCGAAGTCCACACACACCCGTTTTCCCAGGGGAAGATCATCGAGGTTAACACTGAGACTTGGGAGGCTGAGATCGTGCAGGCGTTCCAGCCGCCAGAGGGGTATGATCTCCTTTCCAAGTCCCAGGGGAGCACGCAGTTACTTCCAAACGGGAACGTTATTGTGAACTGGGGCTCTGAGGGTGCGTTGACGGAGTACCGCGCGGACGGGACCCCCATTTTCCACACATACATGGACTCCGGATACCTGGGTCTGGGCGTTGAGAATTACCGCGGGTTCCGGTATAACTGGACTGGATTGCCGAATGAAGTGCCTGCTATTGTATCCCTCGAGAACGACGAGGGGACGACCGTGTATGTCTCGTGGAACGGGGACACCGAGACCAAGGTGTGGCGGTTCTTCAGTGTCGTCGATGAGTATGGATCGCGTGAGTTCCTGGGCGAGGTTGAGCGCAAGGGCTTTGAGACTTCCTTGTCTGTTAAGAGCAAGGGTCTTGGCCCCGTTGCTGCGGTCGCTGTTGGCGAGAACGGCAGGGTTTTGACCGAGTCTGCTATTGTGAAGCCCAAGGCCGAAGTTCTCCCGCCTGCTGGTTCTACGGGTGGTCGTTCGGCGAATGCGCCTACTTACACCCTGTTTAatgaggatggggagcaGGTGCCCATGGGACAGAGCGAGAAGAGTCGCTGGGATGAGTACATGATTCTGAAGGTCAACCGGTTTGACTTGAAATAA
- the psoB gene encoding hydrolase psoB (COG:S;~EggNog:ENOG410PUG7;~InterPro:IPR000073,IPR029058;~PFAM:PF12697): MASYAEEFLKLAKHTKAQAQEPENAYDPANVRDTWFSASHYFRRADVYLHRNWSNPLLTSVWAEQTAAFDKAIASLPIPGQRIRIPAPEGNFTVEAIWYSATAPESKNRNRKLPTLVIANGFDAAQEDSYHYFVAPALARGWNCISYEGPGQPTVRRNQNIGFIPEWERVTTPVVDYVLSEKADLVDEDRLVLIGNSLGGYFAARAAAFEKRLAATVLVGGVWDTYAAFKKQLEPEILGIFEAGNYSEFDETVLSMRDAGELSTDAAWGLDQGLWAFYTHSPSEFFSRIEEYNLEGVAEKIDMPVFVGDAEFETLFNGQPQKVKDAIGDKATLHRFDGVAGYHCQTGADQELSRTVFAWLNKTLGGDA, encoded by the coding sequence ATGGCCTCCTACGCCGAAGAATTCCTCAAACTCGCAAAACACACCAAAGCCCAGGCCCAAGAGCCGGAAAACGCATACGACCCAGCCAACGTCCGAGACACCTGGTTCTCGGCCTCGCACTACTTCCGCCGCGCAGACGTCTACCTCCACCGCAACTGGTCCAACCCACTCCTCACCTCCGTCTGGGCCGAGCAGACCGCAGCATTCGACAAGGCCATTGCGTCCCTGCCTATCCCCGGCCAGCGTATCCGTATCCCTGCACCCGAGGGAAACTTCACCGTCGAGGCTATCTGGTACTCTGCCACCGCCCCTGAAAGCAAGAACCGGAACCGGAAACTGCCTACCCTGGTTATTGCCAATGGCTTCGATGCTGCGCAGGAGGACTCGTACCACTACTTTGTCGCGCCGGCTCTCGCGCGCGGCTGGAACTGTATCTCGTACGAAGGACCGGGCCAGCCTACTGTCCGTCGGAACCAGAATATCGGGTTCATCCCGGAGTGGGAGCGCGTCACAACGCCTGTCGTGGATTACGTCTTGTCCGAGAAAGCGGATCTCGTAGATGAGGACCGGCTGGTGCTTATCGGGAACTCGCTTGGCGGGTACTTTGCAGCCCGGGCAGCGGCGTTTGAGAAACGGCTTGCGGCGACAGTCCTGGTCGGTGGTGTATGGGATACGTATGCGGCGTTCAAGAAGCAGTTGGAGCCAGAGATTCTGGGGATCTTCGAGGCGGGTAATTACTCCGAGTTCGATGAGACGGTGCTTTCAATGCGGGATGCTGGGGAGCTCTCTACGGATGCGGCTTGGGGGCTTGACCAGGGGCTGTGGGCGTTTTATACGCATTCGCCGAGTGAGTTTTTCAGTCGGATTGAGGAGTACAATCTGGAGGGGGTGGCGGAGAAGATTGATATGCCGGTGTTTGTTGGGGATGCGGAGTTTGAGACGCTCTTCAACGGCCAGCCGCAAAAGGTCAAGGATGCGATCGGGGACAAGGCGACGCTGCATCGGTTTGATGGCGTTGCTGGGTATCATTGCCAGACTGGGGCTGACCAGGAGTTGTCGAGGACTGTTTTTGCGTGGTTGAACAAGACTCTTGGTGGGGATGCCTGA
- a CDS encoding Zn(II)2Cys6 transcription factor domain-containing protein (COG:S;~EggNog:ENOG410PVHY;~InterPro:IPR036864,IPR001138;~PFAM:PF00172;~go_function: GO:0000981 - DNA-binding transcription factor activity, RNA polymerase II-specific [Evidence IEA];~go_function: GO:0008270 - zinc ion binding [Evidence IEA];~go_process: GO:0006355 - regulation of transcription, DNA-templated [Evidence IEA]), which yields MVNHGRSNGCTTCKQRRVKCDQARPKCQACQRLGLHCGGYKTKYALKFRDQTHKFFTNSGVKERGPVSVMRPAEPDTAVPFFLQHYAGIGRSMGSARGFFEVLIPVYYSQPQDSALSLAVSAVASKILALWRHDTRGFRPETYTQAVKCLRRTIADRNEWGKPETALAVLALQLYENVAAIYDLRTATRVHHDGAMSLLPFVGSHSDHVTGASVYPRRFILHTEISSAMRQERPLQSMAYSWAGGHDLNLIDNPSSALDAIGASVAELQASYMQLATQYALPTGRVAAEAKRIDEQLLAWAQSVPDHWYPLRLVSQDIDPSIPTYQSVCEIYPHCQIANIWNLWRIQRLLLVKISLSSASTSSREQLEYKHTLQELVDSVCYSVPFYLGNRTRPSSIPDFTDPAILLPSEHLTRPDIGRKSEGDEHKRHIIAQGPWHLMSPLSRLLTLFSEEHGGTQIAAFLRPGQYEWICEQFLRVTTLLHIPQADTGDGMGGYTPLASNSSSRGCVNSRVDQLAKRVRRGAVFMSGP from the coding sequence atgGTCAACCACGGGCGATCCAACGGCTGCACGACATGCAAACAACGCCGCGTCAAATGCGACCAAGCAAGGCCCAAATGCCAGGCCTGCCAGCGCCTCGGACTTCACTGCGGTGGCTACAAGACGAAATACGCCCTCAAATTCCGCGACCAAACTCACAAGTTCTTCACAAATAGCGGAGTTAAGGAAAGAGGACCAGTATCTGTCATGCGACCGGCTGAGCCCGACACTGCCGTgccattcttcctccagcacTACGCAGGCATCGGCCGTTCCATGGGATCCGCGCGCGGCTTCTTCGAGGTGCTGATTCCGGTCTACTACTCGCAGCCTCAGGACTCGGCGCTGTCGCTGGCTGTGTCGGCTGTTGCTTCGAAGATCCTAGCTTTGTGGCGACACGATACCAGGGGTTTCCGACCGGAGACTTATACGCAGGCCGTCAAGTGTCTTCGGCGGACCATCGCGGATCGCAATGAATGGGGAAAGCCAGAAACAGCGTTAGCTgtgctggcgctgcagtTGTACGAGAACGTCGCTGCTATCTATGACCTTCGCACAGCCACGCGAGTCCACCATGACGGCGCGATGTCGCTGCTCCCGTTTGTAGGTTCGCATTCGGACCATGTCACTGGAGCCAGTGTATATCCTCGGAGATTCATTCTCCATACCGAGATTTCCTCGGCGATGCGTCAGGAAAGGCCGTTGCAGAGCATGGCGTACTCATGGGCTGGCGGACACGATCTGAATCTGATAGATAACCCGAGTTCGGCACTTGATGCCATCGGCGCGTCCGTTGCTGAGTTGCAGGCGAGTTATATGCAGCTGGCAACGCAATATGCCCTGCCCACTGGCAGAGTGGCAGCCGAGGCAAAGCGTATTGATGAACAACTGCTGGCCTGGGCACAGAGCGTGCCAGATCACTGGTACCCCCTGAGGCTGGTCAGTCAAGACATCGACCCATCGATCCCCACCTATCAGTCTGTCTGCGAGATCTACCCTCACTGCCAGATCGCAAACATCTGGAACCTATGGCGCATCCAGCGCCTCTTACTCGTCAAGATCTCCCTCAGCTCAGCTAGCACGAGCTCAAGAGAGCAGCTCGAATACAAACACACCCTCCAAGAGCTCGTCGACTCTGTTTGCTACAGCGTGCCCTTCTATCTCGGCAATCGAACCAGACCGTCAAGCATTCCCGACTTCACGGACCCAGCGATCCTGCTTCCTAGCGAGCACCTGACACGGCCTGATATAGGAAGGAAAAGTGAAGGAGACGAGCATAAACGGCATATCATCGCCCAAGGCCCGTGGCACCTGATGAGCCCGCTGAGTCGCTTATTGACGCTCTTTTCGGAAGAGCACGGCGGGACGCAGATTGCGGCGTTTCTCAGACCTGGGCAGTATGAGTGGATCTGTGAGCAGTTCCTGCGTGTTACTACGTTGCTTCATATCCCGCAAGCGGACACTGGCGATGGCATGGGAGGATACACACCTTTGGCCTCGAACTCTTCCTCGCGAGGATGTGTAAATAGCAGGGTTGACCAGCTCGCGAAGAGGGTCAGAAGGGGTGCGGTTTTTATGAGTGGGCCTTGA